The following are encoded together in the Deltaproteobacteria bacterium genome:
- a CDS encoding (2Fe-2S)-binding protein, with protein MKVPIIVDGLRVEIDRGTPIINAARKAGVFIPTLCYHEALKPYGSCRLCMVEVVHNKQRRLVTSCNFPAEGGMEVFTDTPRVRQIRRMILELLLARCPEVPMIRTMAKQMGIESPMFKKREANECILCGLCVRFCEEVVGVGAIGLANRGIDREVATPFKVASDICIGCGACSYICPTGCIEMVPDEKNPRLRRMKMGSRSLVSCPNNYQCESCPTEENFLAEMKTAITKFQSTFRKASSR; from the coding sequence GTGAAAGTACCTATTATAGTTGACGGGCTGAGGGTCGAGATCGACCGGGGGACGCCGATCATCAATGCGGCCAGGAAGGCCGGTGTCTTTATTCCCACACTCTGCTATCACGAAGCCCTCAAGCCATACGGATCCTGTCGCCTCTGTATGGTTGAAGTCGTTCATAATAAGCAGCGACGTCTGGTGACATCCTGTAATTTTCCCGCAGAAGGAGGCATGGAGGTCTTTACCGATACTCCAAGGGTCAGGCAGATCAGAAGGATGATTTTGGAACTGTTGCTTGCCAGGTGTCCTGAAGTCCCGATGATCCGGACCATGGCGAAACAGATGGGCATCGAGTCCCCCATGTTCAAGAAGAGGGAAGCAAACGAGTGCATCCTGTGCGGTCTCTGCGTCCGCTTCTGCGAGGAGGTCGTCGGAGTTGGTGCAATAGGGCTTGCTAATAGGGGCATCGATCGCGAGGTGGCCACTCCCTTTAAAGTAGCATCGGATATATGTATAGGCTGCGGTGCCTGCAGCTACATTTGCCCCACAGGCTGTATTGAAATGGTGCCTGATGAAAAGAACCCGCGGCTGCGTCGCATGAAAATGGGTAGTCGCTCCCTGGTTTCCTGTCCAAATAACTACCAGTGTGAATCATGCCCTACGGAAGAGAATTTTCTTGCAGAAATGAAAACCGCGATTACCAAATTTCAAAGCACGTTCAGAAAAGCCTCTTCACGGTGA
- the glnA gene encoding type I glutamate--ammonia ligase: MTPKQVLGMVKEKGIRVVDLRFLDFLGLWQHFTVPVSELDETSFEDGFGFDGSSIRGWQPIHASDMLVVPDSTTARLDPFLAEPTLAVIGDIVDPVTREPYSRDPRNIAKKAEAYLRGTGIGDTAYFGPEAEFFIFDDVRYDNVSNGCFYEVDSIEGTWNTGRDECPNLGYKPRHKEGYFPVPPMDKFQDLRTEMLLTLEQVGIEAECQHHEVATAGQAEIDMRFKPLLQMGDQLMWFKYVLKNVAYRHGRTVTFMPKPLYGDNGTGMHTHISIWKDGRPTFAGDKYAGVSDIAMYAIGGILKHCRALCAFTNPSTNSYKRLVPGFEAPVNLAYSSRNRSAAVRIPMYSDSPKAKRIEFRTPDPSCNGYLAFSAMLMAVLDGIENRIDPGEPLDKNIYGLPPEELADIPSAPGSLDKALAALKEDQEFLLKGGVFTQDVIDMWIDYKTEKEVNTVKLRPHPYEFFLYFDI; encoded by the coding sequence ATGACACCAAAACAGGTATTGGGCATGGTTAAAGAGAAGGGTATCAGGGTAGTTGACCTTCGCTTCCTTGACTTTCTCGGATTGTGGCAGCACTTCACGGTGCCTGTAAGCGAGCTGGATGAGACCAGCTTTGAAGACGGCTTCGGCTTTGACGGCTCGAGCATCCGCGGATGGCAGCCGATTCATGCAAGCGACATGCTCGTCGTCCCTGATTCCACCACTGCCCGGTTAGATCCGTTCCTGGCAGAGCCTACATTGGCCGTGATCGGGGATATCGTAGACCCTGTGACCCGGGAGCCGTATTCCAGGGACCCCAGGAACATAGCCAAAAAGGCCGAGGCGTATCTCAGGGGCACGGGCATTGGCGACACTGCATACTTCGGGCCTGAGGCCGAATTCTTCATTTTTGACGATGTTCGCTACGACAATGTCAGCAACGGCTGCTTCTACGAGGTGGATTCAATAGAAGGCACCTGGAACACGGGCCGGGACGAATGCCCCAACCTGGGATACAAGCCCCGCCATAAAGAGGGTTACTTCCCTGTTCCTCCAATGGACAAGTTTCAGGATCTGAGGACCGAGATGCTGCTTACACTGGAGCAGGTCGGCATTGAAGCCGAATGCCAGCACCATGAGGTAGCCACTGCAGGACAGGCGGAAATCGATATGCGATTCAAACCTTTGCTCCAGATGGGTGATCAGCTCATGTGGTTCAAGTATGTGCTCAAGAATGTTGCCTACCGCCACGGCCGTACTGTCACCTTTATGCCCAAGCCGCTCTATGGTGATAACGGCACAGGCATGCATACCCATATCAGCATATGGAAGGACGGCCGGCCCACCTTTGCAGGCGACAAGTATGCCGGGGTTTCTGACATCGCCATGTACGCTATAGGCGGCATTCTTAAGCACTGCCGTGCCCTGTGCGCCTTTACCAATCCCTCAACCAATTCCTACAAGCGCCTTGTGCCTGGTTTTGAGGCCCCGGTTAACCTGGCCTATTCAAGCCGCAACAGGAGCGCCGCAGTCCGTATCCCCATGTACTCAGATTCTCCCAAGGCCAAGAGGATCGAATTCAGGACCCCGGACCCTTCCTGCAACGGCTACCTGGCCTTCTCTGCGATGCTGATGGCGGTCCTTGACGGCATTGAAAACAGAATAGATCCTGGTGAGCCCCTGGACAAGAACATTTATGGCCTGCCCCCTGAGGAACTGGCCGATATCCCCTCAGCCCCGGGTTCTCTGGATAAGGCCCTGGCAGCACTCAAGGAAGACCAGGAATTCCTGTTAAAGGGCGGTGTCTTCACCCAGGACGTCATTGACATGTGGATCGACTACAAGACGGAAAAAGAGGTTAACACGGTCAAGCTGCGTCCCCATCCGTATGAGTTCTTCTTGTACTTCGATATTTAA
- a CDS encoding transcriptional regulator (indirectly regulates nitrogen metabolism; at high nitrogen levels P-II prevents the phosphorylation of NR-I, the transcriptional activator of the glutamine synthetase gene (glnA); at low nitrogen levels P-II is uridylylated to form PII-UMP and interacts with an adenylyltransferase (GlnE) that activates GlnA), with translation MKKIEAIIKPFKLDDVKEALNEIGIRGMTISEVKGYGRQKGHKEIYRGAEYVIDFIPKVKLEIIVDAAQADQVVATIRESAHTGKLGDGKIFVLPLEEVVRVRTGERGKDAI, from the coding sequence ATGAAGAAAATCGAGGCAATTATAAAGCCCTTCAAGTTGGACGACGTAAAGGAGGCCCTGAACGAGATCGGCATCAGGGGAATGACGATTTCCGAGGTCAAGGGTTATGGTCGCCAGAAAGGACACAAGGAGATCTATAGAGGTGCGGAGTACGTGATAGATTTCATCCCCAAGGTCAAGCTCGAGATAATCGTGGATGCGGCTCAGGCGGACCAGGTGGTGGCGACGATCAGAGAGTCTGCCCATACTGGTAAACTTGGAGACGGCAAGATATTCGTGCTTCCACTGGAAGAAGTCGTAAGAGTCAGGACCGGTGAACGTGGCAAGGATGCTATTTAA